One genomic window of Euzebyales bacterium includes the following:
- a CDS encoding plastocyanin/azurin family copper-binding protein — protein sequence MSAIVVLLIAVVMIPMVLRLIDDPATSDPVVGVDDVVIHGNAYQPPVIEVSPGTTVTWTFDDGGVEHNVVGDQWQSDVQPSGTYQHTFDQPGSYPYTCTIHIGMDGRVEVVDG from the coding sequence GTGAGCGCCATCGTCGTCCTCCTCATCGCCGTTGTCATGATCCCGATGGTGCTCCGCCTGATCGACGATCCCGCCACGTCCGACCCCGTGGTCGGAGTCGATGACGTCGTGATCCATGGCAACGCATACCAACCCCCCGTCATTGAGGTCTCACCCGGCACGACCGTCACCTGGACCTTCGACGACGGCGGCGTCGAACACAACGTCGTCGGCGATCAGTGGCAATCGGACGTACAGCCCTCGGGGACCTATCAGCACACCTTTGATCAGCCGGGCAGCTACCCCTACACCTGCACCATCCACATCGGCATGGACGGACGCGTGGAGGTCGTGGACGGATGA